The segment GATCGTTGCCGAATTCGCCGATGCGCCGGACGATGGCACTCCCCACGACCGCGGCGTCGCCGCTGCGCGCGACTTCGGCGGCCTGTTCCGGCGTCGAAATTCCAAAGCCTACGGCGACCGGCAATGAGGTGTGGCGGCGGATTTCCGCGACCTGCGCGCCGATGGTGTCCGACAGCGCCGCCTGCTCGCCCGTCACGCCTTCGCGCGAGACATAGTAGATGAAGCCCTCCGCCGCGCCGGCGAGCAGGGCAATGCGGTCCACGGGGGTCGTCGGCGCGATCAGGCGGATCGCCCGCAGACCCGAAGGACGCTGAAACTCCGCGTCCGTGCCGACCTCGTCCGGCGGCAGGTCGAGCAGCAGCACGCCATCGGCTCCGGCCGCGGCGGCATCCACGTGAAAACGCTCGAAGCCGTAGGTGTAGACGGGATTCAGATACGTGAAGAGGACGAGAGGAATCTCCGATTTCTCGCGAATCCGGCGGACGCATTCGAGCACGCCCGATGTGGTGGCGCCGGCGGCGAGGGCCCGGCCGGCGGCGGCCTGGATCGTCGCGCCGTCGGCGAGGGGATCGGAGAACGGCACGCCGAGTTCGACGATGTCCACCCCGGCGCGCTCGAGCCCGAGC is part of the Chthoniobacterales bacterium genome and harbors:
- the trpA gene encoding tryptophan synthase subunit alpha, yielding MNRIDTCFERLKAANRSGFIAFLTGGDPSLDATVDLVLGLERAGVDIVELGVPFSDPLADGATIQAAAGRALAAGATTSGVLECVRRIREKSEIPLVLFTYLNPVYTYGFERFHVDAAAAGADGVLLLDLPPDEVGTDAEFQRPSGLRAIRLIAPTTPVDRIALLAGAAEGFIYYVSREGVTGEQAALSDTIGAQVAEIRRHTSLPVAVGFGISTPEQAAEVARSGDAAVVGSAIVRRIGEFGNDPDLVARIEDFVRPLAAAAHGVGRPSS